The following proteins are encoded in a genomic region of Spirosoma sp. SC4-14:
- a CDS encoding bifunctional helix-turn-helix transcriptional regulator/GNAT family N-acetyltransferase yields the protein MDFMAEMAELALASRLRRLSDLYWQGVTATYRQSGLDFDVRWATVFVLIARQGPVAVMEIADRLGITHPAVIQVINELEKHGLVVSAKSEQDGRKRLLSLSQAGQAMLPKLQPLWDAFIAVNKSMIGNQTHNLLVSLQEMEAQLAERNFYDRILDQLTAANSPDKLAMDQLSIISYSPAYQPDFKRLNIEWIETYFRVEPHDLEQLDHPETYVLPNDGQIFLAKAGEEVMGCVAMVNMGESGFELAKMAVSPKAHGKGIGKKLCLAALDYARQLGVKTVWLESNRRLTPALTLYASIGFREVVSIPTPYARADIRMEIGL from the coding sequence ATGGATTTTATGGCAGAAATGGCCGAACTGGCGCTTGCTAGTCGGCTTCGGCGGTTGAGTGATTTGTATTGGCAAGGAGTAACGGCAACGTATCGGCAATCGGGCCTGGACTTCGACGTACGCTGGGCCACCGTTTTTGTGCTGATAGCCCGGCAAGGACCAGTGGCCGTTATGGAAATTGCCGATCGGTTAGGCATTACGCATCCGGCAGTGATTCAGGTTATCAATGAACTGGAAAAGCACGGATTGGTTGTGTCGGCCAAATCAGAACAGGACGGTCGTAAGCGGCTTTTATCGTTGAGTCAGGCCGGTCAGGCTATGTTGCCAAAACTCCAGCCGCTCTGGGATGCCTTTATTGCCGTCAACAAGAGCATGATCGGTAATCAAACGCACAATTTGCTGGTATCGCTTCAGGAAATGGAAGCGCAACTGGCCGAACGAAATTTTTATGATCGTATTCTGGATCAGCTAACTGCTGCCAACTCTCCTGATAAACTCGCTATGGATCAACTCTCTATCATTTCCTACTCACCAGCCTATCAGCCCGATTTCAAACGGCTTAATATTGAATGGATTGAAACCTATTTCCGGGTTGAGCCGCACGATCTGGAACAGCTAGATCATCCTGAAACATATGTATTGCCGAACGATGGCCAGATTTTTCTGGCTAAAGCAGGTGAGGAGGTTATGGGCTGTGTTGCTATGGTCAATATGGGCGAATCGGGTTTCGAGCTGGCCAAAATGGCCGTGTCGCCTAAAGCGCACGGAAAAGGCATCGGCAAAAAGCTATGCCTGGCTGCGCTCGATTATGCCCGGCAGCTTGGCGTAAAAACCGTCTGGCTCGAATCGAACCGCAGACTAACACCCGCCCTGACGCTATATGCCAGTATAGGCTTTCGGGAAGTAGTTAGTATACCAACGCCCTACGCCCGCGCCGACATACGGATGGAAATAGGGTTGTAG
- a CDS encoding T9SS type A sorting domain-containing protein, producing the protein MKKLFTLCFFALPLLTKGQSATPAYGFQYDQKPTVSINGRALLNPWVGGLNATQYATVRLNSDERDDLVVFDRATSKVSTFVAIDNPTGSGIAWQYAPEYEAVFPEINSWLVLVDYDGDGRKDLFTLGAGSIAVYRNVFQNGQISFQSAVNPVMTVGFAGKQILYAGSTDFPAITDYDDDGDIDILSFDPTGNIIDYHQNMSVERTGRKDGLDFVRSSCQIWGHFIKEYCNDFTFGIQCDGTVGSATISQRGARPAHSGNTLSILDTDGDGKKDLLFGFVTCENLAVLHNTGTNDENARFTSFDSLYPAQNPIIFPAYAAAYWEDADGDGVKDLLASTYNDFNDNYAYDFRASGWFYRNIGTNQKPSFQLVQKDFLQSEMLDLGESAAPALADLDGDGDLDLLIGYSGVRSGSAYKASLWHFENKGTTQNPAFSLVTTDYLGLTQAFGLYGTIPAFADVDGNGSIDLIVTGVGKSFETRVFLNAAARGAAVQYNTASAVLWPNPGGQMVPGELPAFTDVDHDGKMDVLVGKLDGTVQYYRNTGTAANPVLQLQNQTFGGFTNDNSYYDRARSLVVADLNGDQKNEIITASTNGRVRIYQFPDKPDQSLTLLDSLPAIGLPGKGLIATVADLDGDQLPDLLVGSVAGGIRYLKNTSQKIVVTGLPEEPTGPWVFPNPTDRYLTVRPPYTGRIELTSLSGQSMLPVQTVTIDQESVLDLGTLPDGTYLLRLSADNRPAQIQKVVLWK; encoded by the coding sequence ATGAAAAAGCTGTTTACGCTTTGTTTTTTCGCGCTTCCGCTGCTAACAAAAGGCCAGTCGGCTACACCGGCCTATGGCTTTCAGTATGATCAGAAACCTACCGTTAGTATAAATGGCCGGGCTTTGCTCAATCCATGGGTGGGTGGCCTGAATGCCACCCAGTATGCAACCGTTCGGCTAAACAGCGACGAGCGCGACGATCTGGTGGTGTTTGACCGGGCAACCAGCAAAGTCAGCACCTTTGTTGCTATCGATAACCCCACCGGCAGTGGCATTGCCTGGCAGTATGCACCCGAATACGAGGCTGTGTTTCCTGAAATTAATAGTTGGCTGGTGCTAGTCGATTATGATGGCGACGGTCGGAAAGACCTCTTTACGCTCGGGGCGGGGAGTATTGCCGTTTATCGGAATGTGTTCCAGAATGGTCAGATTTCCTTCCAGTCGGCAGTCAATCCGGTCATGACGGTAGGCTTTGCGGGAAAACAGATTTTATATGCCGGATCGACAGATTTTCCCGCTATTACTGATTATGACGACGACGGCGATATCGATATTCTTTCATTCGATCCAACGGGTAACATTATCGACTACCACCAGAACATGAGTGTGGAGCGGACGGGCAGAAAAGATGGGCTCGACTTTGTGCGGTCGAGTTGCCAGATCTGGGGCCATTTTATTAAAGAATATTGCAACGACTTCACCTTCGGCATTCAGTGCGATGGAACCGTTGGGTCAGCAACGATTAGCCAGAGGGGAGCCAGACCAGCGCATTCGGGCAATACGCTGAGCATTTTGGATACCGATGGCGATGGCAAAAAAGACCTGCTGTTTGGGTTCGTAACCTGCGAAAATCTGGCAGTGCTGCACAACACCGGAACCAACGACGAAAACGCCCGATTTACGTCGTTCGATAGCCTGTATCCGGCCCAGAACCCAATTATATTCCCGGCTTATGCGGCTGCCTATTGGGAAGATGCCGATGGCGACGGTGTGAAAGACCTTCTGGCTTCGACCTATAACGATTTCAATGATAACTACGCCTACGATTTTAGGGCGTCGGGCTGGTTTTATCGGAATATAGGCACAAACCAGAAACCCAGTTTTCAACTGGTTCAGAAAGATTTTCTGCAAAGCGAGATGCTCGATCTGGGCGAAAGCGCAGCCCCGGCATTGGCCGACCTCGATGGCGATGGCGATCTGGACTTGCTGATCGGCTACAGCGGTGTTCGCTCTGGATCGGCTTATAAGGCCAGTTTATGGCATTTTGAAAATAAAGGGACAACCCAGAATCCGGCGTTTTCGCTCGTTACAACTGATTATCTGGGCCTAACACAGGCATTCGGACTCTATGGAACAATTCCTGCCTTTGCCGATGTAGATGGCAATGGGAGCATAGACCTGATTGTGACCGGAGTAGGAAAGAGCTTCGAAACGCGGGTGTTTTTAAACGCAGCGGCCCGTGGAGCGGCAGTTCAATATAATACTGCCAGCGCCGTTCTATGGCCAAATCCGGGCGGACAAATGGTGCCGGGCGAGTTGCCTGCGTTTACTGATGTCGATCATGATGGTAAGATGGATGTATTGGTCGGAAAACTCGATGGCACGGTGCAGTATTACCGGAATACGGGAACAGCAGCAAATCCCGTATTGCAGTTGCAGAATCAGACTTTTGGCGGATTCACCAACGATAACTCCTATTATGATAGGGCACGCTCGCTGGTAGTGGCCGATCTGAATGGCGATCAGAAAAACGAAATCATTACGGCTTCTACCAATGGTCGGGTGCGGATTTATCAGTTTCCCGATAAACCTGACCAGTCGCTGACATTGCTCGATTCGTTACCCGCTATCGGCTTGCCTGGCAAAGGTCTCATTGCTACGGTAGCTGATCTCGATGGCGATCAATTGCCCGATTTGCTGGTGGGAAGTGTAGCCGGCGGAATTCGGTATCTAAAAAATACATCGCAGAAAATAGTTGTTACGGGCTTGCCCGAAGAACCCACCGGCCCCTGGGTATTTCCAAATCCAACCGATCGGTATCTGACCGTTCGGCCACCCTATACGGGTCGTATTGAGCTGACTTCGTTATCGGGGCAATCGATGTTGCCCGTTCAGACCGTAACAATTGATCAGGAATCGGTGCTCGATCTGGGAACCTTACCCGATGGTACCTATTTGCTTCGATTATCGGCCGATAACCGGCCTGCGCAAATACAGAAAGTAGTTCTATGGAAGTAA
- a CDS encoding heavy metal translocating P-type ATPase, which translates to MNTSVSEPKSKATASAIKKTFPVLEMSCAACAVSVESILKHTPGVNDAGVNYANQSAWVQYDPTVVTPEGLQKAVQSIGYDIVIENDEVTGDDAWQIQQEAQQQQYNTLRQRTIWAVVLSIPIVLIGMVFMDRPGFPGPYANYIMMALAAPVVFGLGRSYFTNAWKQARHGNANMDTLVALSTGIAFLFSAFTTINPDFWTKRGQHPHVYFEAAAVVIAFISLGKLLEERAKSNTSSAIKKLMGLQPKTVRLVDGDTERDIPIADVQVGDVLVVRPGERIPVDGVVVAGASFVDESMISGEPIPVEKITGGAVFAGTINQKGSFRFRADKVGANTVLARIIRTVQEAQGSKAPVQRLVDKIAAIFVPVVLGIAVLTFIVWMVVGGENALTTALLTSVTVLVIACPCALGLATPTAIMVGVGKGAENNILIKDAESLELGYRVNAVVLDKTGTLTEGKPVVTDLIWLASADQQPHLTSVLYALELQSEHPLADAVTESLKLSDMAGVAIERFESITGHGVQGMYQNKTYTIGNQALVESKGIALSNTIQTQADELRKAAKTVVFFADDWQVLALIAIADPIKATSRQAVEKLQQQGIDVYMMTGDNAQTAAAIARQAGIRNYRSDVLPSDKAAFVKELQAQGNVVAMVGDGINDSQALAQADVSVAMGKGSDIAMDVAKMTLITSDLTSVPKALQLSRKTVQAIRQNLFWAFIYNVIGIPIAAGVLYPAFGFLLNPMIAGAAMALSSVSVVTNSLRLRTVRL; encoded by the coding sequence ATGAACACCTCTGTTTCTGAGCCGAAGTCCAAAGCAACGGCTTCGGCTATAAAAAAAACGTTTCCGGTGCTGGAAATGAGTTGTGCGGCCTGCGCTGTCAGCGTTGAGTCGATTCTCAAACATACACCGGGTGTGAACGATGCGGGAGTCAACTACGCCAATCAGAGTGCCTGGGTGCAATATGATCCGACAGTTGTAACTCCCGAAGGGTTGCAGAAGGCCGTACAATCGATTGGATACGACATTGTTATCGAGAACGACGAGGTCACGGGCGACGATGCCTGGCAGATTCAGCAGGAAGCACAACAGCAACAGTATAATACACTCCGGCAGCGAACCATCTGGGCCGTTGTGCTGTCGATTCCTATTGTGCTGATCGGGATGGTATTTATGGATCGTCCCGGATTTCCGGGGCCTTATGCGAATTACATCATGATGGCCCTGGCAGCTCCCGTTGTGTTTGGGCTTGGCCGCTCGTATTTTACGAATGCCTGGAAACAGGCGCGGCACGGAAACGCAAATATGGATACGCTAGTGGCCCTCAGCACCGGTATTGCGTTCCTGTTCAGTGCCTTCACAACCATCAATCCCGATTTCTGGACGAAACGAGGACAGCATCCGCACGTTTATTTCGAAGCGGCAGCGGTTGTGATTGCCTTTATCTCATTGGGCAAATTGCTCGAAGAGCGTGCCAAATCGAATACGTCGTCGGCTATAAAAAAATTGATGGGGCTTCAGCCCAAAACCGTACGACTTGTCGACGGTGATACCGAACGCGACATTCCAATTGCCGACGTACAGGTAGGCGATGTGCTGGTTGTGCGGCCGGGTGAGCGAATTCCGGTCGATGGCGTTGTGGTAGCGGGAGCATCGTTCGTCGACGAAAGCATGATTAGTGGCGAGCCAATTCCGGTAGAGAAAATAACAGGAGGAGCTGTATTTGCGGGTACGATCAACCAGAAAGGAAGTTTTCGGTTTCGGGCCGACAAGGTCGGAGCCAACACGGTGCTTGCCCGAATCATTCGGACCGTGCAGGAGGCTCAGGGGAGCAAAGCACCCGTTCAGCGGCTGGTCGACAAAATTGCGGCCATATTTGTGCCGGTCGTGTTGGGCATTGCCGTACTGACGTTTATTGTCTGGATGGTTGTCGGTGGCGAAAACGCACTGACAACGGCGTTACTAACTTCTGTAACGGTGCTGGTGATTGCCTGCCCTTGTGCGCTTGGATTGGCCACGCCAACGGCCATTATGGTTGGGGTAGGGAAGGGAGCTGAAAATAACATCCTCATTAAAGATGCCGAAAGCCTTGAACTCGGATACCGGGTCAATGCCGTGGTGCTCGATAAAACCGGCACACTTACCGAAGGAAAACCGGTAGTGACAGATTTGATCTGGCTGGCCAGTGCTGACCAGCAACCGCACCTAACGTCAGTACTGTATGCCCTTGAGTTGCAGTCGGAACATCCGCTGGCCGATGCCGTTACTGAGTCCCTAAAGCTTTCAGACATGGCTGGTGTTGCTATCGAACGGTTCGAGAGCATAACCGGTCATGGCGTGCAGGGAATGTATCAGAACAAAACCTATACTATTGGCAACCAGGCATTAGTTGAATCGAAAGGTATTGCGCTAAGCAATACGATCCAGACCCAGGCTGATGAGCTTCGGAAAGCGGCTAAAACGGTTGTTTTCTTTGCCGACGACTGGCAGGTGCTGGCCTTGATTGCCATTGCCGATCCTATAAAAGCCACATCGCGTCAGGCTGTCGAAAAACTTCAGCAGCAGGGTATCGATGTGTATATGATGACCGGCGATAATGCCCAGACCGCAGCCGCCATTGCCCGGCAGGCTGGCATTCGCAACTACCGATCCGATGTATTGCCGTCTGATAAAGCGGCATTTGTGAAGGAACTACAGGCGCAGGGCAACGTAGTGGCTATGGTGGGCGATGGCATTAACGACTCGCAGGCACTGGCGCAGGCCGATGTGAGTGTAGCGATGGGCAAAGGTTCCGATATTGCCATGGACGTAGCCAAAATGACGCTTATCACGTCTGATTTGACCAGTGTGCCGAAAGCATTACAACTGTCGCGGAAAACCGTTCAGGCAATTCGGCAGAATCTGTTCTGGGCATTTATCTATAATGTGATTGGGATTCCAATTGCTGCGGGAGTCCTGTATCCGGCGTTTGGCTTTTTGCTGAATCCTATGATTGCCGGAGCCGCCATGGCGCTCAGTTCCGTATCGGTCGTAACGAACAGCCTGCGGTTGCGAACGGTGCGGCTGTGA
- the murF gene encoding UDP-N-acetylmuramoyl-tripeptide--D-alanyl-D-alanine ligase, translating to MSIGMRSTAELYSKFLECTGVSTDTRKITADCLFVALKGDKFDGNQFAEQALASGARYALVDDPALAHHNRCLLTSDSLMALQDLARYHRQTLNIPVIGLTGSNGKTTTKELIAAVLSKNYSTYATIGNLNNHIGVPLTLLSITEQYEMAVVEMGANHQKEIELLCSIAQPTHGLITNIGKAHLEGFGGIEGVRKGKGELYDYLAQNARTVFINSRDTTLTAMYRERLKSIRSETTFAEAIFYPGDPVELLQESPMVSYRDAEGHEVTTHLPGRHNFENMLAALAIGQYFGVSVADANRAIADYNPTNNRSQLIHKGSNTILLDAYNANPSSMAAAIRQFAAMPAKRKVVILGDMYELGDESPAEHAALGKLIADSQFDVVILAGKDMQHALGSLPKAYYIPDKFSLHNWLMDHPMTDTHILVKGSRGMGLESVVPFL from the coding sequence ATGTCTATCGGTATGCGATCAACGGCAGAACTTTATTCGAAATTTCTGGAATGCACGGGCGTTTCGACAGATACGCGCAAGATTACGGCCGACTGCCTGTTTGTGGCGCTTAAGGGTGATAAGTTCGACGGTAACCAGTTTGCCGAACAGGCGCTGGCCTCGGGTGCTCGTTATGCCCTTGTCGATGATCCGGCGCTGGCGCACCACAACCGCTGTTTGCTGACATCGGATAGCCTCATGGCCTTGCAGGATCTGGCCCGTTACCACCGGCAAACGCTGAACATTCCAGTTATTGGGCTGACGGGGTCGAATGGTAAAACCACAACTAAAGAGCTGATCGCGGCTGTTTTGTCGAAGAACTATAGCACCTATGCCACCATCGGCAATCTGAACAACCACATTGGCGTGCCTCTTACGCTGCTCTCCATTACCGAACAATATGAAATGGCTGTAGTGGAAATGGGGGCAAACCACCAGAAAGAAATTGAATTGCTTTGCTCCATTGCGCAGCCGACCCACGGCCTGATTACTAACATAGGCAAAGCCCACCTCGAAGGGTTCGGTGGTATCGAAGGTGTTCGAAAAGGCAAAGGTGAGCTATACGACTATCTGGCGCAAAACGCCCGCACCGTATTTATTAACTCCCGCGACACTACCCTAACGGCCATGTATCGCGAACGCCTGAAGTCGATCCGGTCCGAAACCACCTTTGCCGAAGCGATTTTTTACCCTGGCGATCCTGTCGAACTGCTTCAGGAGTCGCCAATGGTGAGCTATCGGGACGCCGAAGGCCATGAAGTAACAACACATCTGCCCGGTCGGCATAATTTCGAAAATATGCTGGCTGCACTGGCCATTGGGCAGTATTTCGGGGTTTCGGTAGCCGACGCGAACCGGGCCATTGCCGACTACAATCCGACGAACAATCGTTCGCAGCTTATTCATAAAGGCTCCAACACCATTCTGCTGGATGCCTATAATGCCAACCCTAGTTCGATGGCAGCAGCTATCCGGCAGTTTGCGGCCATGCCAGCCAAACGAAAAGTCGTCATTCTGGGTGATATGTATGAACTCGGCGACGAAAGCCCGGCCGAACATGCCGCACTGGGCAAACTCATTGCCGACAGCCAGTTCGATGTGGTGATTCTGGCCGGAAAAGATATGCAGCACGCGCTCGGATCGCTCCCCAAAGCCTACTACATTCCCGATAAGTTTTCGCTGCATAACTGGCTGATGGATCATCCCATGACCGATACCCATATTCTGGTGAAAGGATCACGCGGTATGGGCCTGGAATCGGTCGTGCCGTTTTTGTGA
- a CDS encoding GDSL-type esterase/lipase family protein — protein MNQLRTVSIYVVLILSTLCSFAQENRFEKEIEAFEAQDKQTPPPARPIVFTGSSSIRLWPDLPSYFPDKVVLNRGFGGSELSDVRHFADRIIVRYKPKQVVLYAGENDIAAGKTAQQTFERFVDVFQYVRQKLPKVSFVFISIKLSPSRRKFWPAVNEANQLISQYLKKQKKARFVDIGPSMEGSHHEPMGSLFKSDSLHMLDAGYQRWAPVIKPYLK, from the coding sequence ATGAATCAATTACGAACAGTTAGCATTTACGTAGTTTTAATATTGTCGACACTGTGCTCCTTCGCGCAGGAAAACCGATTCGAAAAAGAGATTGAGGCTTTCGAAGCCCAGGACAAACAAACCCCACCCCCTGCCCGACCTATTGTGTTTACGGGAAGTTCATCGATCCGGCTCTGGCCCGACCTGCCAAGCTATTTCCCTGATAAAGTTGTCTTGAATCGTGGATTTGGCGGCTCCGAACTCAGCGACGTCCGTCACTTTGCCGATCGCATCATTGTTCGGTACAAACCCAAACAGGTTGTGCTCTATGCGGGCGAAAATGACATTGCCGCCGGGAAAACCGCTCAGCAAACCTTCGAGCGGTTCGTCGATGTTTTTCAGTATGTGCGTCAGAAATTACCGAAAGTGTCTTTTGTCTTCATTTCTATTAAGTTAAGCCCATCGCGTCGGAAATTCTGGCCTGCTGTCAACGAAGCCAATCAGTTAATCAGCCAGTATTTGAAAAAGCAGAAAAAGGCCCGTTTTGTCGACATCGGGCCGTCGATGGAAGGCTCTCACCATGAACCAATGGGCAGCCTGTTTAAATCCGACAGTCTGCATATGCTCGATGCAGGCTATCAGCGCTGGGCTCCGGTCATAAAGCCGTATCTGAAATAG
- a CDS encoding ATP-binding protein, giving the protein MKSLPMKPTENPALLRAALNHSGGGVMLFECLRTATGHIQDFRLIVANQFAESIVGMSEADMLNRLASELLPQLTALQEQAVEVVDTGKTVETELSVWSSAQSTNRWFRASLQKYGDGLALSLVDITSIRQETSLIEDVLNGSINGMIAYDALRDNNGNLYDLRVRLANEAAVRILGRSLPSLLNQTLRTLFPSVTTTGLFDRYKHTVDTGESQRFEFHYTHDGLNGWFDISICKLGDGMLLTFMDITSTKHYEQNLQNLIATLKQSNQNLERFAYVASHDLQEPLRKIQSFGDILLSQSEDSLGPSSLNLINRMQLAAQRMNTLIHDLLAFSRLSAEHQSFKRISLQQIVSDVLNDLEVAIHDKKAIIDVDSLPIIEGDRGQLYQLFQNLLSNSLKFIFPNTIARIRIDCKQLTGADIIPLPGQTVSGTDLNHLFYAIGVIDNGIGFDEKYLNQIFTVFQRLHTRSEYQGTGIGLSIVQKVAENHKGYISAHSKPGHGATFTVYLPVLEKQVSL; this is encoded by the coding sequence ATGAAAAGTTTACCTATGAAACCAACCGAAAACCCGGCGCTGCTGCGGGCTGCCTTAAATCATTCGGGTGGTGGAGTTATGCTGTTCGAATGCCTTCGGACAGCAACTGGTCATATTCAGGATTTTCGACTGATCGTTGCTAACCAGTTTGCCGAGTCCATTGTTGGTATGAGTGAAGCCGACATGCTGAATCGGCTGGCCAGTGAACTACTTCCTCAACTAACAGCATTGCAAGAACAGGCTGTAGAGGTTGTCGATACGGGCAAGACGGTCGAAACTGAACTGTCAGTTTGGTCATCAGCTCAGTCAACTAATCGATGGTTCAGGGCTAGCCTTCAAAAATATGGCGATGGTCTGGCTCTGTCGCTTGTCGATATTACATCGATCAGACAGGAAACCAGTTTGATTGAGGATGTTCTGAACGGCTCAATCAATGGTATGATTGCTTATGATGCCCTACGGGACAACAACGGGAATCTCTATGATTTGCGGGTGCGGCTGGCTAACGAGGCCGCGGTTCGGATTCTTGGCAGATCGCTACCGTCACTACTCAATCAGACCTTACGAACCCTCTTTCCGTCTGTTACGACAACAGGTTTATTTGATCGTTACAAACATACCGTCGATACGGGCGAATCGCAGCGGTTTGAGTTTCATTATACGCACGACGGATTAAATGGCTGGTTCGATATTTCGATCTGCAAACTTGGCGATGGCATGCTGCTGACCTTTATGGATATTACCTCCACAAAGCATTACGAGCAGAATTTGCAGAACCTGATCGCTACCTTAAAACAATCGAACCAGAATCTGGAACGATTTGCCTACGTAGCCAGTCATGATTTGCAGGAGCCCCTCCGAAAAATCCAGTCGTTTGGCGATATACTGCTTAGCCAGTCGGAGGACAGTTTAGGCCCCAGCAGTCTCAATCTGATTAACCGGATGCAATTGGCCGCCCAACGGATGAACACGCTTATTCATGACCTGCTCGCCTTTTCGCGGTTATCGGCAGAACATCAATCGTTCAAACGGATCAGTTTACAGCAGATTGTCAGTGATGTACTGAACGATCTGGAAGTCGCAATCCACGATAAAAAAGCGATTATCGATGTCGATTCTTTACCTATTATTGAAGGCGATCGCGGCCAACTGTATCAGCTTTTTCAGAATTTACTGAGCAATTCGCTAAAATTCATTTTTCCCAATACAATTGCCCGCATTCGTATCGACTGCAAGCAATTGACCGGAGCAGACATCATTCCGCTGCCAGGGCAAACGGTGTCGGGCACCGATCTGAATCATCTGTTTTATGCGATTGGTGTTATCGACAACGGCATTGGTTTCGATGAAAAATACCTGAACCAGATTTTCACTGTTTTTCAGCGGCTACACACCCGCAGTGAATATCAGGGCACGGGTATAGGTTTGTCGATTGTGCAGAAAGTTGCCGAAAATCATAAAGGCTACATTAGTGCCCACAGTAAACCAGGCCACGGGGCAACATTTACGGTCTACCTTCCTGTTCTGGAGAAACAAGTTAGTTTGTAG
- the ahcY gene encoding adenosylhomocysteinase, translating into MQTSTYVPYKVKDIALAEWGRKEIKLAEAEMPGLMALRTEFGPSKPLKGARIAGCLHMTIQTAVLIETLVELGADVTWSSCNIFSTQDHAAAAIAAAGIPVYAWKGMTEEEFNWCIEQTLFFGEDRQPLNMILDDGGDLTNMVFDVYPELIEGIKGLSEETTTGVHRLYERMKNGTLHLPAINVNDSVTKSKFDNKYGCRESLVDAIRRATDLMLAGKVAVVAGYGDVGKGSAESLRGAGCRVLVTEIDPICALQAAMDGYEVVTMDEAATRAQLFVTATGNVRIIKSRHFKAMKDKAIVCNIGHFDNEIDMAWLNENYGQTKSQIKPQVDMYEVDGKEIIVLAEGRLVNLGCAMGHPSFVMSCSFSNQTLAQLELWANSDSYENKVYVLPKKLDEKVAALHLAHVGAKLEPLEQEQADYIGVSVEGPFKSEMYRY; encoded by the coding sequence ATGCAAACCTCCACGTACGTTCCTTATAAAGTTAAGGACATCGCACTGGCCGAGTGGGGCCGTAAAGAAATCAAACTGGCTGAGGCCGAAATGCCCGGCCTGATGGCTCTTCGCACCGAATTTGGTCCGTCGAAGCCCCTCAAAGGCGCCCGCATTGCTGGTTGCCTGCACATGACGATCCAAACGGCGGTATTGATCGAAACCCTGGTTGAGCTGGGCGCTGATGTTACCTGGTCGTCCTGTAATATTTTCTCGACACAGGATCATGCAGCAGCCGCCATTGCAGCCGCTGGTATTCCTGTGTATGCCTGGAAAGGCATGACCGAAGAAGAGTTTAACTGGTGCATCGAGCAAACGCTGTTCTTCGGTGAAGACCGTCAACCGCTGAACATGATTCTCGACGATGGTGGCGACCTGACCAACATGGTTTTCGATGTATATCCTGAACTGATTGAGGGTATTAAAGGACTGTCGGAAGAAACCACAACAGGTGTACACCGGCTCTATGAGCGGATGAAAAATGGGACGCTGCATCTGCCTGCCATCAACGTAAACGACTCGGTTACCAAATCGAAGTTCGACAATAAGTACGGTTGCCGCGAATCGCTGGTCGATGCCATCCGTCGGGCTACCGACCTGATGCTGGCTGGTAAAGTGGCCGTTGTGGCTGGCTACGGCGACGTAGGCAAAGGCTCAGCCGAATCGCTGCGTGGTGCTGGTTGCCGCGTGCTGGTTACCGAAATCGATCCAATCTGTGCGCTTCAGGCTGCAATGGACGGCTACGAAGTTGTTACGATGGACGAAGCAGCTACCCGTGCTCAGCTTTTTGTAACGGCTACCGGTAATGTTCGCATCATCAAAAGCCGTCACTTTAAGGCAATGAAAGACAAAGCCATTGTCTGCAATATCGGCCACTTCGACAATGAAATCGATATGGCCTGGCTGAACGAAAATTATGGCCAGACCAAGAGCCAGATCAAGCCACAGGTTGATATGTATGAGGTCGATGGCAAAGAAATTATTGTTCTGGCCGAAGGTCGTCTGGTAAACCTTGGCTGCGCCATGGGTCACCCCAGCTTCGTAATGTCGTGTTCGTTCTCGAACCAGACGCTGGCTCAGCTCGAACTGTGGGCCAACTCCGACAGTTATGAGAACAAAGTGTATGTGCTGCCGAAAAAACTCGACGAAAAAGTAGCGGCTCTGCATCTGGCCCACGTTGGTGCTAAGCTCGAACCACTCGAACAGGAGCAAGCCGATTATATCGGTGTTTCGGTTGAAGGCCCATTCAAATCTGAAATGTATCGGTACTAA
- a CDS encoding heavy-metal-associated domain-containing protein → METLKFKTNIKCGGCIATVTPFLNETVGEGHWQVDLQDVNKVLTTDTGTATDVKQALEKAGYKAELLN, encoded by the coding sequence ATGGAAACTCTCAAATTTAAGACCAATATCAAATGCGGGGGCTGTATTGCCACCGTTACTCCTTTTTTGAATGAAACTGTTGGCGAAGGTCACTGGCAGGTTGATCTTCAGGACGTTAATAAGGTGCTCACAACCGATACCGGAACGGCTACCGACGTTAAACAAGCGCTCGAAAAGGCCGGATATAAAGCGGAGTTGTTGAACTAA